One genomic window of Cydia fagiglandana chromosome 20, ilCydFagi1.1, whole genome shotgun sequence includes the following:
- the LOC134674884 gene encoding glucose 1-dehydrogenase 2-like, translated as MSFKNEVVIVTGSSGIGAATALMFAEEGADVALVARSQAKLAAVAKSIEALGRKSLIIQADLSKEAATAIVVPKTVEHFGKLDVVNNAGISPAGSSTEGTVFAYDVVMKTNVLAVIQLTSMVNISSVVALRPCKNPELLPYFVSKAALDHFARCTADVEQASSGVRVNTVNPGPVDDDINSNNNIGDPKVIRQALIDATLQGFIATNEDIGGVILFLTSDKAKSITGYNYVMDNGLV; from the coding sequence ATGAGTTTTAAGAATGAAGTTGTCATAGTGACGGGAAGCTCCGGCATCGGCGCGGCGACGGCGCTGATGTTCGCCGAGGAGGGCGCCGACGTGGCGCTAGTGGCGCGCTCGCAGGCCAAGCTCGCCGCCGTCGCCAAAAGCATCGAGGCACTCGGCAGGAAATCCCTTATCATCCAAGCCGATCTTTCTAAAGAAGCTGCCACTGCCATCGTTGTCCCTAAAACTGTAGAACATTTCGGAAAGTTAGACGTGGTCAATAACGCAGGGATATCTCCAGCAGGATCTTCGACGGAAGGCACAGTATTTGCGTACGATGTAGTGATGAAAACTAACGTTCTGGCGGTGATCCAGTTGACTAGCATGGTCAACATTTCAAGCGTGGTAGCATTACGGCCGTGCAAAAATCCGGAGTTGCTCCCGTATTTTGTGTCAAAAGCGGCTCTGGACCATTTCGCGCGTTGCACTGCTGATGTAGAACAAGCGTCTTCTGGAGTTAGAGTCAATACTGTCAACCCTGGACCAGTGGATGACGACATTAACAGTAACAATAACATTGGTGATCCCAAGGTTATACGTCAGGCGCTTATTGACGCTACCCTCCAAGGTTTCATAGCTACGAATGAAGATATTGGCGGTGTAATTTTGTTCCTAACTAGCGACAAGGCGAAGAGCATAACTGGATATAACTACGTCATGGACAATGGTTTGGTTTAG
- the LOC134674424 gene encoding uncharacterized oxidoreductase TM_0325-like — protein MSFANKVVIVTGASSGIGAATALMFAKEGADVALVARTEAKLAAVAKSIEALGKKPLVIVTDLSKEADTATVIPKTIKHFGKLDVLVNNAGMVSEGSLLDGKVLQAYDEVMRTNVRAVIQLTSLAAPHLAKTGGNVVNISSGASLRPSSKPTFLPYFVSKAALDHVTRCAAMELASSGVRVNTVNPGPVDNDFNINNGLGDPKVIRQALIKATLQGYLATNEEIGGVILFLASEKARSVTGSNYVIDNGWTMKN, from the coding sequence ATGAGTTTTGCTAACAAAGTGGTTATAGTGACAGGAGCAAGCTCGGGCATCGGCGCGGCGACGGCGCTGATGTTTGCCAAGGAGGGCGCCGATGTGGCGCTCGTGGCGCGCACGGAAGCCAAGCTCGCCGCCGTAGCCAAAAGCATCGAGGCGCTTGGCAAGAAACCCCTCGTCATAGTAACAGACCTCTCCAAGGAAGCTGACACCGCCACCGTCATCCCTAAAACTATAAAACATTTCGGAAAACTGGATGTGCTCGTCAACAACGCTGGAATGGTTTCAGAAGGAAGCCTGTTAGATGGCAAAGTGCTGCAAGCCTACGATGAGGTAATGCGGACGAATGTTCGGGCAGTCATTCAACTGACTAGCCTGGCAGCGCCTCATCTTGCCAAGACTGGGGGCAACGTGGTCAACATCTCTAGCGGGGCATCTCTGCGTCCGTCTAGTAAACCAACATTTCTTCCGTACTTCGTGTCTAAAGCAGCTTTGGATCATGTTACACGTTGTGCGGCCATGGAGCTAGCGTCTTCCGGAGTCAGAGTCAACACGGTCAACCCTGGGCCAGTGGATAACGACTTCAACATCAACAATGGTCTTGGAGATCCGAAGGTTATAAGACAAGCGCTGATTAAGGCTACACTCCAAGGTTACTTAGCTACGAATGAAGAAATTGGAGGCGTAATTCTGTTCTTAGCTAGCGAGAAGGCTAGGAGCGTCACTGGATCCAACTACGTCATCGACAACGGCTGGACGATGAAAAACTGA
- the LOC134674783 gene encoding 3-oxoacyl-[acyl-carrier-protein] reductase FabG-like, with protein MSFANKVVIVTGASSGIGAATALMFAEEGADVVLVARTQAKLAAVAKNIEALGKKPLVIVANLSKEADTATVIPKTIKHFGQLDVLVNNAGIASQGCLLDGKALQAYDDVMKTNVRAVIQLTSLAAPYLIQTKGNVVNISSVAELRPSKMTTLMFYAVSKAALGHFTRCAALELAPSGVRVNSVNPGPVENEFLTNNKLGNADDFKERLAGYTALGYTAKNDEIGRVILFLASDKARSITGSTYVIDNGCLLK; from the coding sequence ATGAGTTTTGCTAACAAAGTGGTGATAGTGACGGGAGCGAGCTCGGGCATCGGCGCGGCGACGGCGCTGATGTTCGCCGAGGAGGGCGCCGACGTGGTGCTCGTGGCGCGCACGCAGGCCAAGCTCGCCGCCGTCGCCAAAAACATCGAGGCCCTCGGCAAGAAACCCCTCGTCATAGTAGCCAACCTCTCCAAGGAAGCTGACACCGCTACCGTCATCCCTAAAACTATAAAACATTTCGGACAACTGGATGTGCTCGTCAACAACGCCGGAATAGCTTCACAGGGATGCTTACTAGATGGCAAGGCGTTACAAGCATACGACGATGTGATGAAGACCAACGTAAGAGCTGTGATCCAACTGACCAGCCTTGCAGCGCCTTATCTGATCCAGACTAAGGGAAATGTGGTCAACATATCCAGTGTAGCAGAACTGAGACCCAGCAAGATGACTACGCTTATGTTCTATGCCGTGTCAAAGGCGGCATTGGGGCACTTCACGCGTTGCGCTGCCTTGGAACTAGCGCCTTCAGGCGTCAGGGTAAATTCCGTGAACCCCGGGCCGGTGGAGAACGAATTTCTAACCAATAACAAGCTCGGCAATGCCGATGACTTTAAGGAAAGGCTGGCAGGCTATACTGCATTAGGGTATACAGCTAAAAACGATGAGATTGGTCGCGTGATTTTATTCTTGGCGAGTGATAAGGCAAGGAGTATTACTGGCTCAACTTATGTAATTGACAATGGATGCCTTTTAAAATGA